In Pseudomonas sp. LRP2-20, the genomic window CACACGCTGATCTTCGGCCCGCCCGGGCTGGGCAAGACCACCCTGGCCAATATCATCGCCCAGGAAATGGGCGTATCGGTCAAGAGTACTTCGGGGCCGATCCTCGAGCGGCCGGGCGACCTGGCGGCGATGCTGACCAACCTCGAACCGCACGACGTGCTGTTCATCGATGAAATTCACCGCTTGTCACCGGTGGTCGAGGAAGTGCTGTATCCGGCGATGGAGGACTTCCAGCTGGACATCATGATCGGCGAAGGCCCTGCGGCCCGGTCGATCAAGCTCGACCTGCCACCGTTCACCCTGGTTGGCGCTACCACCCGCGCCGGGATGCTCACCAACCCGTTGCGTGACCGCTTCGGTATCGTCCAGCGCCTGGAGTTCTACAGCGACAAGGACCTGGCGACCATCGTCAGCCGTTCGGCCAACATTCTTGGCCTGGCCATCGAGGACCACGGCGCCTACGAGATCGCCCGTCGCGCCCGCGGCACGCCACGTATCGCCAACCGCCTGCTGCGCCGCGTGCGCGACTACGCCGAGGTGCGCGGCAAGGGCCAGATCACCAGGGCCGTGGCCGACATGGCGCTGAACCTGCTGGACGTCGATGAGCGTGGTTTCGACCATTCCGACCGTCGCCTGCTGTTGACCATGATCGAGAAGTTCGACGGGGGGCCGGTGGGCGTGGACAACCTGGCTGCGGCCATCAGCGAAGAGCGCCATACCATCGAGGATGTGCTCGAGCCGTATCTGATCCAGCAGGGGTACATCATGCGCACGCCGCGCGGTCGCGTGGTTACCCGGCACGCCTACCTGCACTTTGGCTTGAATGTGCCCGGCAGCCTGGGCGGTGCGGGTGAATTTTCCGAGCCAAGCGATGAATGACAGATCAAAACCGGCTTTTCGTGGTCCTACCGCTGGCATGCCGATGGTGCGCTGGCAATTCGACATTAATGAAGAAAAACAGTTGCCGCTGCGGATTGGCAAGCTGAGGAGTAAGCACTAGAGTATGCGCGCGCAAAATGGCCTGGAACCGTTCGCACACCGTTGTCGTGTCTATTACGAAGATACCGATGCCGGTGGCGTGGTGTATTACGTCAATTACCTGAAATTCATGGAGCGCGCGCGCACCGAGCGCCTGCGGCATCTGGGTTTTTCCCAGGCGCAGCTGGCCGAGGACAACCTGCTGTTCGTGGTTCATTCCAGCGAAGCCCGTTATCACGCGCCGGCACGCCTGGACGACCAGCTGAGGGTCACCGCGCAAGTACTTGAACTCAATCGCGCCAGCCTGCGCTTCGTGCAGCAGGTCTGGCGGGAAAAGGATGAAACGCTGCTCTGCGAGGGGCAGTTCCTGGTGGCCGCCGTGCGCGCCGACACTTTCAAACCCCGAGCCATACCCCCCCAGCTGCGCGACGCCTTTGTGGCGGACGGCTCGGGTAATCAATCGAACGCAGGAGAATAAGCGTGGAAGCTAACGTCGTCGACCATACCTCCATGTGGAGTCTGGTCAGCAATGCCAGCGTGGTGGTACAGCTGGTAATGCTGACCCTGGTGGCCGCCTCGGTCACTTCATGGATCATGATCTTCCAGCGCAGCACCATGCTGCGCGCCGGTCGTCGTGCGCTGGATGCCTTCGAGGAGCGCTTCTGGTCGGGTATCGACCTGTCCAAGCTGTATCGTCAGGCAGGCAGCAACCCGGACCCGGATTCCGGTGTGGAGCAGGTCTTCCGTGCCGGCTTCAAGGAGTTCTCGCGCCTGCGCCAGCAGCAGGGTGTAGACCCGGACGCGGTCATGGAAGGCGTGGCGCGTGCCATGCGCGTGGCCATCTCGCGTGAAGAAGAAAAACTCGAGCAGAGCCTGCCGTTCCTCGCCACCGTCGGTTCGACCAGCCCGTACATCGGCCTGTTCGGTACCGTATGGGGCATCATGAACTCGTTCCGCGGCCTGGCCAGTGCCCAGCAAGCCACCCTGGCCACCGTTGCCCCGGGTATCGCCGAGGCGCTGGTCGCCACTGCCATCGGCCTGTTCGCGGCTATCCCGGCGGTTATCGCCTACAACCGTTTTGCGGCGCGCAGCGAAGTGCTGATCGGCCGTTACTACACCTTCGCCGACGAGTTCCAGGCGATCCTGCACCGTAAAGTGCACACCAGCGAAGAGTAATCAGGTAGAAGCCCATGGCCCGAGTTCGCCACAAACGCAAGCCCGTCGCCGAGATGAACGTGGTGCCCTACATCGACGTGATGCTGGTGCTGCTGGTCATCTTCATGGTGACGGCGCCCATGCTCAACCAGGGCGTGAAGGTCGACCTGCCCAAGGTTTCCAGCGAAGCCTTGCCGCAGGACAACAACGTCCAGATCCTCACCATCTCCATCAAGGCCGACAAGACCTACTACTGGAACCTCGGCAGCGAAGTCGATACCGACAAGCAGATGGACAAGGCCATGACCTTGCCGGACATGACCAGCGCAGTGACCAAGATCATTGCCGCCGGTCGCGACCAGGGCAAGCAGACCCAGGTCTTCATTCGTGGCGACAAGGCTGTCGACTACGGCGCCGTCATGGGTGCCATGGGCGGGTTGCAGAAGGCCGGTGTCGGTAACGTTGGCCTGATTACCGAGGCGCCCTGATGCAACAGCGAGAGCCATCCGCCTCGGAAAGCTACTTCTGGCCCAGTGTCTGGGCCATCGGCCTGCATGTGCTGGTGTTCGCGCTGCTGTTCGTCAGCTTTGCCATGACACCTGAACTGCCGCCTTCCAAGCCGATTGTTCAGGCTACCCTGTATCAGCTCAAGTCGAAGAGCCAGGCGACTACCCAGACCAATCAGAAGATTGCCGGGGAAGCGAAGAAAACCGCCTCGCGCCAGACCGAAGTCGAGCAGCTGGAGCAGAAGAAGGTCGAGCAGGAGGCCATCAAGGCCGCGGAACAAAAGAAAGCCGACGCCGCTCAAAAGGCTGAAGAAGCCCGCGAAGCCGCCGAGGCGAAGAAGGCCGAGGAAGCTGCGAAGGCTGCCGAAGCCAAGAAAGCCGCCGAGTCCAAGAAAGCCGAAGAGGCGAAGAAGGCCGCCGAGAAGCAGCAGGCGGACATCGCCAAGAAGAAGGCCGAGGAAGAGGCGAAGAAGCAGGCCGAGGAAGAAGCCAAGAAAAAGGCAGCCGAGGAGGCCAAGAAGCAGGCCGCCGAGGACGCGAAGAAGAAAGCAGCCGAGGACGCCAAGAAGAAAGCGGCGGCCGAGGAAGCGAAGAAGAAGGCAGCTGAAGAGGCCAAGAAAAAGGCCGCGGCAGATGCTCAGAAGAAGAAAGCACAGGAAGCGGCCCGCAAGTCGGCGGAAGACAAGAAAGCCCAGGCCCTGGCCGAGCTGTTGTCCGACACCACCGAGCGGCAGCAGGCCCTGGCTGACGAGCAGGGGGACCAGGTGGCCGGCGACTTCGACGACCTGATCCGCATGCGCGCGGCCGAGGGTTGGGCGCGTCCGCCTTCCGCGCGTAAAGGCATGACGGTGACCCTGCAGGTCAACATGTTGCCGGACGGCACCGTCACCGGTGTCAGCGTGATCAAGTCCAGTGGCGACGGTCCGTTCGACAGTTCGGCGGTGGCTGCAGTGAAGAACATTGGTCGTTTGACCGAGATGCAGGGTATGAAGCCGAGCGATTTCAACCGATATCGTTCGTTCAAGATGACATTTACACCTGAGGATCTAGCGTTGTGATTAAACTCCTTCGAGGAATGCTGGTCATGCTCTGCTGCGTGGCTGGCATGGCCATGGCAGAGGAAAAGAACATCCTGGTCACCAGCGGCAGCGATCGGGCCACGCCCATCGCGGTAGTGCCGTTCGGTCTGCAGGGTGGCAGCGTGCTGCCAGAAGACATGGCCGACATCATCGGCAACGACCTGCGCAACTCGGGCTACTATTCGCCGATTCCGCGCCAGAACATGATCAGCCAGCCTACCCAGGCCAGCGAAGTCATCTTCCGTGACTGGAAAGCGCTGGGTGCCCAGTACGTGATGGTCGGCAGCATCGTGCCGTCGGGCGGTCGCCTGCAGGTGCAGTACGCGCTGTTCAACGTCGCCACCGAGCAGCAAGTGCTGACCGGCAGCGTGGCGGGCAGCACCGACCAGCTGCGCGACATGGCGCACTACATTGCCGACCAGTCGTTCGAAAAGCTCACTGGCATCAAGGGTGCGTTCTCGACCCGCATGCTGTACGTGACGGCCGAGCGCTTCTCCACCAACAACACCCGCTACACCCTGCAGCGTTCGGACTACGACGGTGCCCGTGCGGTGACCCTGCTGCAGTCGCGTGAGCCGATCCTGTCGCCACGCTTCGCGCCAGATGGCAAGCGTATCGCCTACGTTTCGTTCGAGCAGAAGCGCCCGCGCATCTTCGTGCAGAACATCGATACCGGCCGCCGCGAGCAGGTGACCAACTTCGAAGGCCTGAACGGCGCACCTGCCTGGTCGCCTGATGGTTCGCGCCTGGCGTTCGTGCTGTCCAAGGATGGCAACCCGGACATCTACGTGATGAACGTGGCCTCGCGCCAGATCAGCCGCGTTACCGCTGGCCCGGGCATCAACACCGAACCGTTCTGGGGCAAGGATGGCAACACCCTGTACTTCACCTCCGACCGTGGCGGCAAGCCACAGATCTACAAGCAGTCGGTCAGCGGTGGTGGTGCCGAGCGTGTGACGTTCGTGGGTAACTACAATGCCAACCCGAAACTGTCGGCGGACGAAAAGACCCTGGTGATGATCCATCGCCAGCAAGGTTTCACCAACTTCAAAGTGGCGGCACAGGACTTGCAGCGCGGAAGTGTAAAGATTCTCTCGGAAACGAGTCTTGATGAGTCGCCCACTGTCGCGCCTAACGGCACCATGCTAATCTACGCCACCCGCCAGCAGGGCCGGGGAGTCTTGATGCTCGTGTCGCTTAACGGCCGTGTGAGGCTCCCACTTCCTACCGCTCAAGGCGAAGTCAGAGAACCGTCCTGGTCCCCTTACCTGAACTGATTGCGGCGTAATACGTTTTTGCTTAACACACTGGGGTTTCATTAGGAGTTTCACGATGGAAATGCTGAAGTTTGGTAAATTTGCTGCGCTGGCTCTGGCCATGGCCGTAGCTGTAGGTTGCTCCTCGAAAGGCGGTGACAACGCTGGTGAAGGCGCTGTTGACCCGAACGCTGGCTACGGTGCCAACACTGGCGCTGTTGACGGCTCCCTGAGCGAAGAAGCTGCCCTGCGCGCAATCACCACCTTCTACTTCGAATACGACAGCTCGGACCTGAAGCCAGAAGCCATGCGCGCTCTGGACGTTCACGCCAAGGACCTGAAAGCCAACGGCAACCGCGTTGTTCTGGAAGGCAACACCGACGAGCGCGGCACCCGCGAGTACAACATGGCTCTGGGTGAGCGTCGTGCGAAAGCCGTTCAGCGCTACCTGGTTCTGCAGGGCGTTTCCCCTGCTCAGCTGGAACTGGTCTCCTACGGCGAAGAGCGTCCAGTTGCCACCGGCAACGACGAGCAGTCCTGGGCTCAGAACCGTCGCGTAGAACTGCGTAAGTAAGTTCTTATGCGTATGTGCCGTCGTGCTGTAACCGTCCTCGCACTCAGCCTTCCGCTTTCGGCGTGGGCTGCGGTTCCTGTAGTTGATGACAACGGGGGTGCTTACCCACCTTCCGGTTATGGCACGAGCGGCGCCTATGCCGGCGCAGGGGCTTCGACCCCTGCCTCGGCACAGGGCCAGCTGTTCATGCAGCTGCAACAGATGCAGGATCAACTTTCCCGTCAGCAAGGCATCATCGAAGAGCTGCAAAACGATGTGTCGCGCATGAAGCAGGAAAACCTGGAGCGTTACCAGGATCTTGATCGTCGCATCAACAGTGGTGGCGCGCCTGCCGCGACCCCCGACAATTCCTCCACCGGTGGTGCAGCCAATGCCGCCGCCGGTGCAGCAGCAGGCGCCGCTGGCGCTGCTGCACAACAACCGGCCGCCAGCAGCGAGCCTGGTGATCCGGCGAAAGAAAAGCTCTATTACGACGCCGCTTTCGACCAGATCAAGCAGAAGGACTTCGACAAGGCCAGCCAGGCGTTCAACGCCTTCCTGCGCAAGTACCCGAACAGCCAGTACGCCGGCAACGCCCAGTACTGGTTGGGTGAGGTGAACCTGGCCAAGGGCGACCTGCCAGCCGCCAGCCAGGCGTTCGCCCAGGTCAGCCAGAAGTACCCCAAGCACAGCAAGGTGCCAGATTCGCTGTACAAACTGGCTGACGTCGAGCGCCGCATGGGCCACACCGACAAGGTCAAGGGCATCCTGCAACAGGTCATCACCCAGTACCCCGGCACCTCCGCCGCGCAACTGGCGCAACGCGACCTGCAGAAGCTCTAAGTTGTACCTTTGCAAGAAACCCGCGCCTGTCGCGGGTTTTTTCGTTAGAATCACTGCCCTTTTTTTATAAACACGCTGTAGCGGATAACGCCATGTCGAGTCCGCGACAGTGCCTGACGGAGGCGGACAGCCTGTTTAGCTGTCACGCCCGTGGCGAGCATGCAAGACACATTACGCATCACCGAAGTCTTTTACTCTTTGCAGGGTGAAACACGAACGGCTGGGCTGCCCACGGTTTTCGTGCGCCTGACCGGTTGCCCCCTGCGCTGCCAGTATTGCGACAGTGCCTACGCCTTCACCGGCGGCACCCTGCGCACCCTCGATTCGATCCTTGAGCAGGTGGCCGGCTTCAAGCCGCGTTACGTCTGCGTCACCGGCGGCGAGCCCTTGGCCCAGCCGAACGCCTTGCCGCTGCTGCAGCGCCTGTGCGATGCCGGCTACGAGGTCTCGCTGGAAACCAGCGGCGCTCTCGATATCTCAGGCACCGATGTGCGCGTCAGCCGTGTGGTCGACCTCAAGACCCCAGGGTCGGAAGAGTCGCACCGCAACCGCTACGAGAACATCGAGCAGCTGACCCGCAACGACCAGGTCAAGTTCGTCATCTGTTCCCGCGAGGACTACGACTGGGCGGTGTCCAAGCTGATCCAGTACAACCTGGCCGAACGCGCTGGCGAGGTGCTGTTCTCGCCCAGCCATCATCAGGTGAGCGCCACCGACCTGGCCGACTGGATCGTCGCCGACAACCTGCCCGTGCGTTTCCAGCTGCAGCTGCACAAGCTGCTGTGGAACGACGAACCCGGACGTTGATTGAGGAGTGAAAGAGATGACTGAGAAACGCGCGGTAATCCTGCTGTCTGGCGGCCTCGATTCGGCCACGGTCGTTGCCATGGCCAAGGCAGAAGGCTACAGCTGCTACACCATGAGCTTCGACTACGGCCAGCGCCATCGCGCCGAGCTGAATGCCGCTGCCCGCGTCGCCCGCGACCTGGGCGTGGTCGAGCACAAGGTCATTGGCCTCAACCTCGATGGCATTGGCGGCTCGGCCCTGACCGACAGCAGCATCGATGTGCCGGAGACTCCGGGCGAGGGTATTCCGGTGACCTACGTGCCGGCCCGCAACACCGTGTTTCTCTCGCTGGCGCTGGGTTGGGCGGAAGTGCTGGACGCCCGTGACATCTTCATCGGCGTCAACGCCGTGGACTATTCCGGCTACCCGGATTGCCGCCCGGAGTTCGTCGAGGCGTTCGAGCGCATGGCCAACCTGGCCACCAAGGCTGGCGTCGAAGGGCAGGGCTTCCGCATCCAGGCGCCGCTGCAGAACATGAGCAAGGCGCAGATCGTGCAGGCGGGTATCGCCCGCGGCGTGGACTACAGCCTGACGGTTTCCTGCTATCAGGCCAACGATGAAGGCCAGGCGTGCGGCAAATGCGACAGTTGCCGCTTGCGTGCTGATGGTTTCAAGGCGGCAGGTGTGCAAGATCCGACCCGGTACTTTTGATGAAAGGTTGCCTCAGGTATTGATTTCCCGTTAGAAATCAGTATTATACGCGCCATCCAACGGGTCGTTAGCTCAGTTGGTAGAGCAGTTGGCTTTTAACCAATTGGTCGTAGGTTCGAATCCTACACGACCCACCATATGCAGCAAGGCAAAGCCCGCTACCAGAAATGGTCGCGGGCTTTGTCGTTCATGGCTGGCTGGTAAGGGCGCGCAGGGCGCCCCTGCTGATTATTCAGCCCACTCAGGATCCCCGGTAAACACCACGGTAATCCAGCGATCCGGCCCTTCGCCACCTACCGCATCGCCGATCTCATTGCGCCACGCATCCCATTCATCGATGGTCTTCGCAGCCATGGTCTTCGGCACGATGAAATACAGCTCGATCTCCCGCGAGCGCCCGACCTTGGCCACATAGGCCCTGTACGATTGCAGGCCGTGGCGCGCCACGAATGCGCGCGCCACCTCGTCCACGTGCAGCTTCAGGTCGCCCGGTGTCACCAGGAAGATTTCCGATAGCGCCTGGCGCACGACCGACAGTGGCAGCGGAATGATCACCAGGCACACCAATGCCAGTACTGCCGGGTCGATGTACGGCGATACCCACTCCCATTGCGTGCCCTGCACTGCGTAGCCGAAGCAGAAGGCGATCAACAGGGCGGCGGTGATGCTGGCCGACATCACCCAGCCTTTCACGTCCATGCGCACGAAGTCCGACTTCAGTTTGCGGTTGGCGCGGTTCTCGACCACGGCGATGGTGGCGCAGGCGATCACGGTCAGCAGCGCGTAGACCATGGCGATGCCGAACTCCAGGTGCCGGCCGCCTTGCAGCAGGCTGCTGACGGCGTTGATCAACGCGTAGATGGCGACGCCGCTGAGCAGGATGCCATTGAGTGCCAGGACCATCGGTTCCAGGTGCCAGAAGCCCATGGTGAAGCGCTCACGCAGCTTGCGCGAGAGCTGCAGGCTGGTGGCGTGCGAAGTGATCAGTTTGACCACCACCAGCGACAGGCCGCTCATGCTGGCGTCGACCAGCGAATAGACACCGTCGAAGACGATCGAGAAGGAGCCGGAGGCCAGGCCGAAGCCGATGCCGATGGTGGCGATGAACAGGGTGACGGCGATCGAGGTGCGTAACAGGCCCTGTTCGCTCGTGATATCGAAGAAAGAAGATCGGGGTGTGGTTTGCATAACTTGAACTCAGTGTGACGATTTTGCTTTTTGGGGCCTGTGCCGGCCTCTTCGCGGGCAAGCCCGCTCCCACAGAGATATCACAAGCCTCAAGTGCTGCACGGTACCTGTGGGAGCGGGCTTGCCCGCGAAGAGGCCCTTACAGGCTAGACGCGAAACTGTTCCATCAATGCCTGTTGCTGGTTGGCCAACCGATTGAGGGCCTGGCTGATCCGTGCTGACTCATCGGCCTGGCCCGATAGCGACTCGGTCACGTCGCGAATCCCGGCCACGTTGCGGTTCACTTCCTCGGCCACCGCACTCTGCTCCTCAGCTGCCGAGGCGATCTGCAGGTTCATGTCGCTGATCACCGCCACGGCCTCGCCAATGCGCTCCAGCGCCGGCAGCGCCTGCTCCATGCGGGTGGCGCTGGCCTGGGCCTGGCGCTGGCCTTCATGCATGGCGCCGACCACGTCCTGGGTGCCTTGCTGCAGCCCTTCGATCACCTGGCGAATCTCTTCCACCGACACTTGCGTGCGCTGGGCCAGGCTGCGCACTTCGTCGGCGACCACGGCAAAGCCACGCCCGGCCTCGCCTGCGCGGGCGGCTTCGATGGCGGCGTTGAGTGCCAGCAGGTTGGTCTGCTCGGCAATCGCGCGGATCACGTCCAGCACCGAGCCGATCTGCTCGCTGCGCTGCTCCAGCGCGCGGGCCTCGTCCATGGCGACGTCCATGCCGGTTGCCAGCTGGTCGATGGTCTGGCGGGTACTGGCGATCAGCTGCAGGCCCTCACGGCTGGCCTGGTCGGCGCCGCGTGCGGCCTGGGCCGCCTGTGCAGCGTTGTGGGCAACGTCCTGGGCGGTGGCGCTCATTTCGTTGGCGGCGGTGGCGACCTGTTCGATTTCCCGCTGCTGCTGTTGCATGCCATTGCTGGTCTGGCTGGCGATGGCGGCGGACTGGTCGGCAGTGCCGCGGGCCTCGAGCAGTGAGCCTTTGACCTGGGCGATCACCGGCTGCAGCTTGTCGAGGAAGCGGTTGAACCAGCCTGTCAGCTGGCCCAGTTCGTCCTGGCGGGCGTAGTCCAGGCGACGGGTCAGGTCGCCTTCGCCGCTGGCGATGTCTTCCAGGCGGGCGGCCACGGCGAGGATTGGCCGGGTGACGCCACGGGCGGTCAGCCAGACCAGCAGCAGGC contains:
- the ruvB gene encoding Holliday junction branch migration DNA helicase RuvB gives rise to the protein MIEADRLIAANGRDREEVQDRAIRPLRLDEYIGQPVVREQMALFIQAARGRGESLDHTLIFGPPGLGKTTLANIIAQEMGVSVKSTSGPILERPGDLAAMLTNLEPHDVLFIDEIHRLSPVVEEVLYPAMEDFQLDIMIGEGPAARSIKLDLPPFTLVGATTRAGMLTNPLRDRFGIVQRLEFYSDKDLATIVSRSANILGLAIEDHGAYEIARRARGTPRIANRLLRRVRDYAEVRGKGQITRAVADMALNLLDVDERGFDHSDRRLLLTMIEKFDGGPVGVDNLAAAISEERHTIEDVLEPYLIQQGYIMRTPRGRVVTRHAYLHFGLNVPGSLGGAGEFSEPSDE
- the ybgC gene encoding tol-pal system-associated acyl-CoA thioesterase, which gives rise to MRAQNGLEPFAHRCRVYYEDTDAGGVVYYVNYLKFMERARTERLRHLGFSQAQLAEDNLLFVVHSSEARYHAPARLDDQLRVTAQVLELNRASLRFVQQVWREKDETLLCEGQFLVAAVRADTFKPRAIPPQLRDAFVADGSGNQSNAGE
- the tolQ gene encoding protein TolQ; its protein translation is MEANVVDHTSMWSLVSNASVVVQLVMLTLVAASVTSWIMIFQRSTMLRAGRRALDAFEERFWSGIDLSKLYRQAGSNPDPDSGVEQVFRAGFKEFSRLRQQQGVDPDAVMEGVARAMRVAISREEEKLEQSLPFLATVGSTSPYIGLFGTVWGIMNSFRGLASAQQATLATVAPGIAEALVATAIGLFAAIPAVIAYNRFAARSEVLIGRYYTFADEFQAILHRKVHTSEE
- the tolR gene encoding protein TolR, coding for MARVRHKRKPVAEMNVVPYIDVMLVLLVIFMVTAPMLNQGVKVDLPKVSSEALPQDNNVQILTISIKADKTYYWNLGSEVDTDKQMDKAMTLPDMTSAVTKIIAAGRDQGKQTQVFIRGDKAVDYGAVMGAMGGLQKAGVGNVGLITEAP
- the tolA gene encoding cell envelope integrity protein TolA, translated to MQQREPSASESYFWPSVWAIGLHVLVFALLFVSFAMTPELPPSKPIVQATLYQLKSKSQATTQTNQKIAGEAKKTASRQTEVEQLEQKKVEQEAIKAAEQKKADAAQKAEEAREAAEAKKAEEAAKAAEAKKAAESKKAEEAKKAAEKQQADIAKKKAEEEAKKQAEEEAKKKAAEEAKKQAAEDAKKKAAEDAKKKAAAEEAKKKAAEEAKKKAAADAQKKKAQEAARKSAEDKKAQALAELLSDTTERQQALADEQGDQVAGDFDDLIRMRAAEGWARPPSARKGMTVTLQVNMLPDGTVTGVSVIKSSGDGPFDSSAVAAVKNIGRLTEMQGMKPSDFNRYRSFKMTFTPEDLAL
- the tolB gene encoding Tol-Pal system beta propeller repeat protein TolB — encoded protein: MLVMLCCVAGMAMAEEKNILVTSGSDRATPIAVVPFGLQGGSVLPEDMADIIGNDLRNSGYYSPIPRQNMISQPTQASEVIFRDWKALGAQYVMVGSIVPSGGRLQVQYALFNVATEQQVLTGSVAGSTDQLRDMAHYIADQSFEKLTGIKGAFSTRMLYVTAERFSTNNTRYTLQRSDYDGARAVTLLQSREPILSPRFAPDGKRIAYVSFEQKRPRIFVQNIDTGRREQVTNFEGLNGAPAWSPDGSRLAFVLSKDGNPDIYVMNVASRQISRVTAGPGINTEPFWGKDGNTLYFTSDRGGKPQIYKQSVSGGGAERVTFVGNYNANPKLSADEKTLVMIHRQQGFTNFKVAAQDLQRGSVKILSETSLDESPTVAPNGTMLIYATRQQGRGVLMLVSLNGRVRLPLPTAQGEVREPSWSPYLN
- the pal gene encoding peptidoglycan-associated lipoprotein Pal, giving the protein MEMLKFGKFAALALAMAVAVGCSSKGGDNAGEGAVDPNAGYGANTGAVDGSLSEEAALRAITTFYFEYDSSDLKPEAMRALDVHAKDLKANGNRVVLEGNTDERGTREYNMALGERRAKAVQRYLVLQGVSPAQLELVSYGEERPVATGNDEQSWAQNRRVELRK
- the ybgF gene encoding tol-pal system protein YbgF, translated to MRMCRRAVTVLALSLPLSAWAAVPVVDDNGGAYPPSGYGTSGAYAGAGASTPASAQGQLFMQLQQMQDQLSRQQGIIEELQNDVSRMKQENLERYQDLDRRINSGGAPAATPDNSSTGGAANAAAGAAAGAAGAAAQQPAASSEPGDPAKEKLYYDAAFDQIKQKDFDKASQAFNAFLRKYPNSQYAGNAQYWLGEVNLAKGDLPAASQAFAQVSQKYPKHSKVPDSLYKLADVERRMGHTDKVKGILQQVITQYPGTSAAQLAQRDLQKL
- the queE gene encoding 7-carboxy-7-deazaguanine synthase QueE, whose product is MQDTLRITEVFYSLQGETRTAGLPTVFVRLTGCPLRCQYCDSAYAFTGGTLRTLDSILEQVAGFKPRYVCVTGGEPLAQPNALPLLQRLCDAGYEVSLETSGALDISGTDVRVSRVVDLKTPGSEESHRNRYENIEQLTRNDQVKFVICSREDYDWAVSKLIQYNLAERAGEVLFSPSHHQVSATDLADWIVADNLPVRFQLQLHKLLWNDEPGR
- the queC gene encoding 7-cyano-7-deazaguanine synthase QueC, translated to MTEKRAVILLSGGLDSATVVAMAKAEGYSCYTMSFDYGQRHRAELNAAARVARDLGVVEHKVIGLNLDGIGGSALTDSSIDVPETPGEGIPVTYVPARNTVFLSLALGWAEVLDARDIFIGVNAVDYSGYPDCRPEFVEAFERMANLATKAGVEGQGFRIQAPLQNMSKAQIVQAGIARGVDYSLTVSCYQANDEGQACGKCDSCRLRADGFKAAGVQDPTRYF
- a CDS encoding cation diffusion facilitator family transporter, translated to MQTTPRSSFFDITSEQGLLRTSIAVTLFIATIGIGFGLASGSFSIVFDGVYSLVDASMSGLSLVVVKLITSHATSLQLSRKLRERFTMGFWHLEPMVLALNGILLSGVAIYALINAVSSLLQGGRHLEFGIAMVYALLTVIACATIAVVENRANRKLKSDFVRMDVKGWVMSASITAALLIAFCFGYAVQGTQWEWVSPYIDPAVLALVCLVIIPLPLSVVRQALSEIFLVTPGDLKLHVDEVARAFVARHGLQSYRAYVAKVGRSREIELYFIVPKTMAAKTIDEWDAWRNEIGDAVGGEGPDRWITVVFTGDPEWAE
- a CDS encoding methyl-accepting chemotaxis protein yields the protein MQQQQREIEQVATAANEMSATAQDVAHNAAQAAQAARGADQASREGLQLIASTRQTIDQLATGMDVAMDEARALEQRSEQIGSVLDVIRAIAEQTNLLALNAAIEAARAGEAGRGFAVVADEVRSLAQRTQVSVEEIRQVIEGLQQGTQDVVGAMHEGQRQAQASATRMEQALPALERIGEAVAVISDMNLQIASAAEEQSAVAEEVNRNVAGIRDVTESLSGQADESARISQALNRLANQQQALMEQFRV